A single Chitinispirillales bacterium DNA region contains:
- the purM gene encoding phosphoribosylformylglycinamidine cyclo-ligase, translated as MTFLKKTGKSISYADAGVNLAAWDDTKERIGKLVKTTYNDKVVGKFGQFGGMFNVSFFKDMKNPILVSSVDGVGTKLKIAVETGVHNTVGYDIVNHCIDDILVMGARPLVFLDYIATGILSPKIIEQIVKGLSQACRESKIALIGGETAEMPGMYREGDYDIAGTIVGVVDEEKVIDGSKITKGDVVIGLSSSGLHTNGYSLARKIVREIANKKYDDIFEPENKTFGEVLLRPHLAYTPLFSAINKGYIKGIAHLTGGGFQNNIDRILPDCCNARININSWIPLPIFKFLVERGNMKLDEAYRTFNMGIGLIAVIAKEDAQKLLNEPDIRQFVPAQIGEIVNGSGDVELVGEW; from the coding sequence ATGACTTTTTTGAAAAAAACGGGAAAATCAATTTCGTATGCCGACGCAGGCGTTAATTTGGCGGCTTGGGACGATACAAAAGAAAGAATCGGCAAGCTCGTAAAAACTACTTATAACGATAAAGTAGTCGGGAAATTCGGACAATTCGGCGGAATGTTTAACGTTTCGTTTTTCAAAGATATGAAAAATCCGATTTTGGTAAGTTCGGTTGACGGTGTCGGCACAAAACTCAAAATCGCTGTAGAAACAGGCGTACATAATACTGTCGGATACGATATAGTAAATCATTGCATTGACGATATTTTGGTTATGGGGGCAAGACCGTTAGTGTTTTTGGATTATATTGCAACGGGAATTTTGTCGCCGAAAATTATAGAGCAAATAGTAAAAGGATTGTCACAAGCGTGTAGAGAAAGCAAAATTGCGCTTATTGGCGGTGAAACGGCGGAAATGCCGGGGATGTATCGAGAAGGCGATTACGATATTGCGGGAACGATTGTCGGCGTTGTCGATGAAGAAAAGGTAATTGACGGTTCAAAAATTACTAAAGGCGATGTGGTTATCGGGTTATCTTCAAGCGGATTACACACGAACGGTTATTCTCTTGCACGAAAAATTGTACGTGAAATTGCAAACAAAAAATATGACGACATTTTTGAACCGGAAAATAAGACGTTTGGGGAAGTTTTACTCCGTCCGCATCTTGCTTATACACCGCTTTTTTCCGCTATTAATAAGGGATATATCAAAGGAATCGCGCATTTGACCGGCGGCGGTTTTCAAAATAACATCGACAGAATTTTACCGGATTGCTGCAACGCGAGAATAAACATAAATTCTTGGATTCCGCTTCCGATTTTCAAGTTTTTAGTCGAGCGGGGTAATATGAAACTTGATGAAGCGTATCGTACGTTTAATATGGGGATTGGTCTAATAGCGGTAATCGCCAAAGAAGACGCACAAAAATTACTTAACGAACCGGATATTCGTCAGTTTGTTCCGGCGCAAATCGGTGAAATTGTCAATGGAAGCGGAGATGTGGAATTAGTAGGTGAGTGGTGA
- the rodA gene encoding rod shape-determining protein RodA, with amino-acid sequence MIKQKAEKKSFDKMFFITAIFLWVIGNALVYSAVATQTSGPLVGIFKNQVIWTAMGIFIVFVMISVPTHWYYKITPVIYVATIILLIIVLVKGVSVKGAGRWLLIGGLKIQPSEFAKIGLLLVLARYFTKNEISLQNPISLVVPALLILVPFGLVVKQPDLSTTLALVSMSLPIFYWAGMTLIEIFYLVSPVLSTIFAILPLIVIFVQRGIPNSDLEVLADNVQNSYFGIICAIPWAIFFVLLCFVLYRFRLNKFLTIIVVSVNLFFASLATLIWENTLDQYQKVRVISFIKPQLDPKGSGYQVIQSVIAIGSGRILGKGYLEGTQVNLAYLPEQHTDFIFSVLGEQFGFIGCFFIILLFFLFVARALYSTRFVNDRFFNIIIVGAVSLLVYHIFVNIAMVIGLMPVTGLPLPFLSYGGSFTITVSILVGLILSANANNRNL; translated from the coding sequence ATGATAAAACAAAAAGCGGAGAAAAAATCTTTTGATAAAATGTTTTTTATTACGGCAATTTTTTTATGGGTTATTGGAAATGCGCTTGTTTATAGCGCCGTTGCTACTCAAACAAGCGGACCGCTTGTAGGGATTTTCAAAAATCAAGTTATTTGGACGGCAATGGGAATATTTATCGTATTTGTAATGATCTCCGTTCCTACTCACTGGTATTATAAAATAACGCCTGTTATTTATGTTGCGACAATAATTTTGCTTATTATTGTTTTGGTAAAAGGAGTTTCGGTAAAGGGTGCAGGACGTTGGTTATTGATTGGAGGATTAAAAATTCAGCCCTCCGAATTTGCTAAAATAGGACTTTTGCTTGTGCTTGCAAGGTATTTTACAAAAAACGAAATCTCATTGCAAAATCCGATCTCGCTCGTTGTTCCGGCTCTTTTGATTTTAGTTCCTTTCGGTTTGGTTGTGAAGCAGCCTGACCTTTCTACAACACTTGCGCTCGTTTCAATGTCACTCCCGATTTTTTATTGGGCGGGAATGACGCTTATTGAGATTTTTTATTTGGTTTCACCGGTGCTTTCCACTATTTTTGCTATTCTGCCGCTTATTGTAATATTTGTCCAAAGAGGAATACCTAATTCTGATTTGGAAGTATTAGCCGATAACGTTCAAAATTCATATTTTGGAATTATTTGTGCTATTCCTTGGGCGATATTTTTTGTTCTTTTGTGTTTTGTATTGTATCGTTTTCGTTTAAATAAATTTCTTACCATAATTGTAGTATCCGTAAATCTTTTTTTTGCATCGTTAGCGACTTTAATCTGGGAAAATACGCTTGACCAATATCAAAAAGTTAGAGTGATAAGTTTTATTAAGCCGCAACTTGATCCAAAAGGCAGCGGCTATCAGGTAATTCAATCGGTAATTGCGATAGGTTCCGGTAGAATTTTAGGCAAAGGTTATCTTGAGGGAACGCAGGTTAATTTGGCGTATCTTCCCGAACAGCATACCGATTTTATATTTTCTGTTCTTGGCGAGCAGTTCGGGTTTATCGGTTGTTTTTTTATTATTTTACTATTCTTTTTGTTTGTAGCCAGAGCGTTGTATTCTACACGTTTTGTCAATGACAGATTTTTTAACATTATCATTGTAGGAGCGGTATCGTTACTTGTATATCATATTTTTGTAAATATTGCTATGGTTATAGGGCTTATGCCTGTAACAGGGCTTCCGCTTCCTTTTTTGAGTTACGGGGGTTCGTTTACGATTACGGTTTCAATATTGGTAGGTTTAATACTTAGCGCTAACGCCAACAACAGAAATTTGTAG
- the mrdA gene encoding penicillin-binding protein 2, with protein sequence MASVIGALPEKNSSERERKSIVLTFGVVFLFLILILRLFFIQIFEGDKNFAQSVDNQVIQEIIKAPRGFIYDRNGVILAQNRPSYSVGIIPVLVPKKYNIIEPLLKIKDRNGVALFDSTELVESISRIKRRSLSQFAVLQEDISFDYVSVISEHSSQLPGIIIETSMRRDYPVGMSCFHVIGYLGGIDPSQLDTLKFMGYEKSDFIGKAGIEKQYENILHGQDGLHYIERNAHGRRLRVAEEYPFKEPIGGSNVYLTIDANMQKITYESFEDTMKGAAVALDPRTGEVLCIVSVPSIDPNIFSLDTKLREGQWKKIVNDLMKPLNNRAVVGTYPPGSTFKPVAALAAVDSAHLDPNARFPKSCTGAFRIGSRVAKCWYHNGHGSLNLYDAIKVSCNVYFYQLGLRVGDKLINHYVDILGMGEKTGIDLPVESNGYKSGEEAYNERFAKRNWKWSEGLVLDLAIGQQQIFTPLQLAVMVGALGNGKERYKPYLLKEVVYADTEIVFRREISEEMYSLESIKPKSIEIVKRGMNNVVEEGGGTGRRARVEGIPVGGKSGTAQNPLGGDHALFIAAAPMDNPVIAVAVVVENVGGGGSKFAAPIVGNILNYYFDNTEEGQKIAAKYRKINKTEYK encoded by the coding sequence GAGATAAAAATTTTGCACAATCGGTTGACAATCAGGTTATTCAAGAAATAATAAAAGCGCCGCGTGGATTTATTTATGACCGAAACGGTGTTATTCTTGCACAAAATCGCCCATCTTATTCTGTAGGAATTATTCCGGTTCTTGTTCCTAAAAAATACAATATTATTGAACCGCTTCTCAAGATAAAAGACCGAAACGGCGTTGCACTGTTTGATTCTACGGAGCTTGTTGAAAGTATATCAAGAATAAAAAGGCGCAGTTTGTCACAGTTTGCTGTTTTACAAGAAGATATTTCTTTTGATTATGTGAGTGTAATCAGCGAACATTCATCGCAATTGCCAGGAATAATAATAGAAACCAGTATGCGGCGTGATTATCCTGTCGGGATGAGTTGTTTTCATGTCATTGGGTATTTAGGCGGTATAGATCCGTCGCAACTTGATACTTTGAAGTTTATGGGATATGAAAAAAGTGATTTTATCGGTAAAGCTGGAATTGAAAAACAGTATGAAAATATTCTTCATGGGCAGGATGGTTTGCATTATATTGAAAGAAATGCACATGGGCGGCGGCTTAGGGTTGCAGAAGAATATCCGTTTAAAGAGCCGATCGGCGGTAGTAACGTATATTTGACCATTGATGCGAATATGCAAAAAATTACGTATGAATCGTTCGAAGATACGATGAAAGGTGCGGCGGTCGCTCTTGATCCGCGAACTGGAGAAGTTTTATGCATAGTAAGCGTTCCGTCGATTGATCCGAATATTTTTTCTTTAGATACGAAACTTCGCGAAGGACAATGGAAGAAAATCGTAAACGATCTCATGAAACCGCTTAACAATAGGGCGGTTGTCGGGACATATCCTCCCGGTTCGACGTTCAAACCGGTTGCGGCGCTTGCTGCGGTGGATAGTGCACATTTAGATCCCAACGCGAGATTTCCCAAGAGTTGTACGGGAGCGTTTAGAATCGGGAGCCGGGTAGCTAAATGCTGGTATCATAATGGACACGGAAGTTTGAATCTTTACGATGCTATTAAGGTTTCGTGCAACGTTTATTTTTATCAGTTGGGGCTGAGAGTAGGCGATAAATTGATAAATCATTATGTTGATATTTTGGGTATGGGTGAGAAAACCGGAATTGATTTGCCTGTGGAAAGTAACGGATATAAATCGGGAGAAGAGGCATATAACGAAAGATTTGCCAAAAGAAATTGGAAATGGTCGGAAGGACTTGTCCTTGATTTGGCAATTGGGCAGCAACAGATTTTTACTCCTTTACAGTTGGCGGTTATGGTTGGCGCACTCGGAAACGGGAAAGAAAGATATAAGCCATATCTCTTAAAAGAGGTAGTTTATGCAGATACCGAAATAGTGTTTCGCCGCGAAATTAGCGAAGAAATGTACTCGCTTGAGAGTATAAAGCCAAAATCAATAGAAATCGTAAAAAGAGGTATGAATAACGTGGTTGAAGAGGGTGGCGGAACCGGTCGACGTGCGCGGGTGGAAGGTATTCCCGTCGGCGGAAAAAGCGGAACGGCGCAGAATCCGCTTGGAGGAGACCATGCGTTGTTTATTGCGGCTGCGCCTATGGATAATCCTGTTATTGCTGTAGCTGTTGTGGTTGAGAATGTTGGCGGAGGAGGAAGCAAATTTGCCGCTCCTATTGTAGGGAATATTTTAAATTACTACTTTGACAATACGGAAGAAGGTCAGAAAATTGCAGCTAAATATCGAAAAATAAATAAAACGGAGTATAAATGA
- a CDS encoding phosphatase PAP2 family protein — MGSTAILSYSLKYAVGRPRPFQDQNKRGDSFPSGHTAAAFSGAAYWHARYGWRAGIPAYVLASAVGYSRVWSGWHYWTDVAAGAIIGITFSHLFTTPYEKVQISVGANQSGGHIAILAYF; from the coding sequence ATGGGTTCAACCGCAATTTTGTCTTATTCGCTAAAATATGCTGTGGGACGCCCGAGACCGTTTCAAGACCAAAATAAACGCGGCGATTCTTTTCCATCGGGACACACCGCGGCGGCATTTTCGGGAGCGGCTTATTGGCATGCTCGATACGGTTGGCGTGCGGGAATTCCGGCGTATGTTTTGGCGTCCGCCGTCGGATATTCACGAGTTTGGTCGGGATGGCACTATTGGACGGACGTTGCGGCTGGTGCGATAATAGGGATTACATTTTCGCATTTATTTACCACGCCATACGAAAAAGTACAGATTTCCGTCGGCGCAAACCAATCAGGAGGACATATAGCGATTCTGGCGTATTTTTAA